One Proteinivorax tanatarense DNA segment encodes these proteins:
- a CDS encoding replication-associated recombination protein A, which translates to MDLFNYNKDNSSQPLAARFRPTTLDEFIGQTHIVGKGSLLRRAIMADKLTSMIFYGPPGTGKTTLAEVIANTTDSHFMKLNAVTSGVKDIREVINTANDNLNMYGQKTILFIDEIHRFNKSQQDALLPSVEKGTIILIGATTENPYFEVNSALISRATIFKLEHLTHEELGEMLNRVLTDGKKGYKNLGVNLDSEAKEHLINAAGGDARVLLNGLELAVLSTPTESDGTVKITLKEIEQSVQKKGIIYDKGGDNHYDVISAMIKSIRGSDPDGAVYWLARLIEGGEDPKYIARRLLIHASEDVGNADPNALNLAVSTFHAVNFVGMPEGRIILSQCCLYLATAPKSNKSYIAIDQALRDVVNHKTATVPAHLKDSHYKGAEKLGHGVDYKYPHSYSNNFVSQQYLPDELQEKRYYKPGESGYEQKIKEYIDKTKGSWED; encoded by the coding sequence ATGGATTTGTTTAACTATAATAAAGATAACTCATCTCAACCCTTAGCGGCGAGATTTAGACCTACCACTTTAGATGAGTTTATAGGGCAAACTCATATTGTAGGAAAAGGGAGTTTATTGAGAAGAGCGATAATGGCTGACAAGCTAACATCGATGATTTTTTATGGTCCTCCTGGAACAGGAAAAACAACTTTAGCCGAAGTAATTGCAAATACAACTGATAGCCACTTTATGAAACTTAATGCAGTTACTTCAGGGGTAAAAGATATAAGAGAAGTTATAAATACAGCGAATGATAATCTCAATATGTATGGACAAAAAACTATTTTGTTTATTGATGAAATTCATAGATTTAACAAAAGTCAGCAAGACGCCTTACTTCCTTCAGTTGAAAAAGGAACAATAATTTTGATAGGAGCTACTACTGAAAATCCGTACTTTGAAGTAAATTCAGCGCTGATATCAAGAGCTACTATATTTAAATTAGAACACTTAACCCATGAAGAGCTTGGAGAAATGCTGAATAGGGTGCTTACAGATGGTAAAAAAGGTTATAAAAATTTAGGAGTTAATTTAGACTCTGAAGCTAAAGAGCACCTGATAAATGCTGCAGGAGGTGATGCTAGAGTTTTACTCAATGGCCTTGAACTTGCAGTTTTATCCACACCTACAGAAAGTGACGGAACAGTTAAAATAACCTTAAAAGAAATTGAACAGTCTGTGCAAAAAAAAGGAATAATCTACGATAAAGGTGGAGACAATCATTACGATGTAATTTCTGCTATGATAAAGTCTATTAGAGGTTCTGATCCTGATGGGGCAGTATACTGGCTCGCTAGGCTTATCGAGGGGGGAGAAGACCCTAAATATATAGCAAGAAGATTATTAATACATGCATCGGAAGATGTTGGGAACGCTGATCCCAATGCTTTAAACTTAGCTGTATCAACATTCCATGCCGTTAATTTTGTGGGCATGCCGGAAGGAAGGATAATTTTATCTCAATGTTGTTTATACCTAGCCACTGCTCCAAAAAGTAATAAAAGCTACATAGCAATAGATCAGGCACTGCGAGATGTTGTTAACCACAAAACTGCTACAGTTCCAGCACACCTTAAAGATAGTCACTATAAAGGGGCTGAGAAACTAGGACATGGTGTGGATTATAAATACCCTCATAGTTATTCTAATAACTTTGTGAGTCAGCAGTACCTTCCAGATGAACTACAGGAGAAACGCTATTATAAACCTGGTGAAAGCGGATATGAGCAAAAAATCAAAGAATATATAGATAAAACTAAGGGAAGTTGGGAAGATTAA
- a CDS encoding tRNA threonylcarbamoyladenosine dehydratase: MQHRFSRTEMLIGKEGQQKLANSFVAVFGIGGVGSFTVEALARSGVGNIMLVDFDEVCITNLNRQIHATSKTVGKKKVKVMEERLKLINPKINVKALAEFYNDKNHEMFFGEKLDYVVDAIDTVSGKLNLVEQSFERKIPIISAMGAGNKLKPELLEIEDISKTSICPLARVMRKELRKRGIIKGLDVVYSKEKPLQPLLPSDCKSNCVCPGGDGHCTKKRQIPGSTSFVPSVAGLLMAGKVVNNIISYKR; encoded by the coding sequence ATGCAACATAGATTTTCACGGACGGAAATGCTTATTGGAAAAGAAGGACAACAAAAACTGGCAAATAGTTTTGTAGCTGTTTTTGGGATAGGTGGGGTTGGTTCCTTTACTGTTGAAGCCTTAGCAAGATCAGGGGTAGGAAACATTATGTTGGTGGATTTTGATGAGGTTTGTATAACAAACCTCAATAGACAAATTCATGCTACTAGTAAAACAGTAGGCAAAAAGAAAGTAAAGGTTATGGAAGAAAGATTGAAGTTGATAAACCCTAAAATTAACGTAAAGGCATTAGCAGAATTTTATAATGACAAAAACCATGAAATGTTCTTCGGTGAGAAACTAGACTATGTTGTAGATGCTATTGATACTGTGTCTGGAAAGCTGAATCTTGTTGAACAGTCTTTCGAAAGGAAAATACCTATAATATCAGCTATGGGTGCTGGCAACAAATTAAAACCAGAGCTTTTAGAAATTGAAGATATTTCCAAAACAAGCATTTGTCCTTTAGCTAGGGTGATGCGCAAAGAACTACGCAAAAGAGGTATCATAAAGGGACTAGATGTTGTGTACTCTAAGGAAAAACCCTTGCAACCTTTGCTACCATCAGATTGTAAAAGTAACTGTGTTTGTCCTGGGGGAGATGGTCACTGTACTAAAAAAAGGCAAATACCAGGAAGCACTTCCTTTGTACCATCAGTTGCAGGATTGTTAATGGCAGGTAAAGTAGTGAATAATATTATAAGTTATAAAAGGTAA
- a CDS encoding amidohydrolase family protein, translating to MEIIDAHMHFSNVKLFKDCADTKSLNEYNFQGLQKELKENNIVSCIAMGVTESVDGRFPDIQSANPMEVDMEPKPSKLHECLGINPFRLNGNPEILETIEEKIASKKVVGFKLYPGYYSVTVDDDVYQSIYELAEKYSMPIVIHMGDTFCPYGHIKYSQPMTLSELVLQRRNINFVVAHFGNPWVLDTAMLVANNPNVYTDLSGIFIGSKKDIFAKKNGHVFNNIKTGIAYCENYDKLLFGSDWPLVQLGPYIKFIKDIIPARYHRAVFFENALKVFKGLT from the coding sequence ATGGAGATAATTGATGCGCATATGCATTTTTCAAATGTAAAGCTTTTTAAAGACTGTGCTGATACAAAATCTTTAAATGAATATAACTTTCAAGGATTACAAAAGGAGCTAAAAGAAAACAATATTGTAAGTTGTATAGCCATGGGGGTAACTGAAAGTGTAGATGGAAGATTTCCCGATATTCAATCAGCTAATCCCATGGAAGTAGATATGGAACCAAAACCTTCTAAACTACATGAATGTCTAGGGATTAATCCTTTTAGACTTAATGGTAATCCCGAAATACTTGAAACAATTGAGGAAAAAATTGCAAGTAAAAAAGTAGTTGGCTTTAAACTTTATCCTGGGTACTACTCTGTTACTGTTGACGATGATGTGTATCAATCAATATACGAGCTAGCAGAAAAATACTCTATGCCTATTGTAATTCATATGGGAGATACTTTTTGTCCATATGGTCATATAAAATATTCTCAACCCATGACTTTAAGTGAACTAGTATTACAAAGAAGAAATATTAATTTCGTAGTCGCCCATTTTGGTAATCCGTGGGTATTAGATACTGCTATGCTTGTTGCTAATAATCCCAACGTTTATACCGACCTTTCTGGTATTTTTATAGGCAGCAAAAAAGATATATTTGCTAAAAAAAACGGACATGTATTTAATAACATAAAAACCGGGATAGCATATTGTGAGAATTATGATAAATTATTGTTTGGTTCCGACTGGCCTTTGGTACAATTGGGTCCATATATAAAGTTTATTAAAGATATAATACCCGCTAGATATCACAGAGCTGTGTTTTTTGAAAATGCGTTAAAGGTGTTTAAAGGTTTAACATAA
- a CDS encoding tetratricopeptide repeat protein, translating into MKDKGYRIKNYIIIAQKMIDDGKILHGLKHLLKGYRLPEGKKNEELILELALLYQTMGKLEKAKIKFKELVKLNSENSSAFYGLAIIFDEQGKHEKAIRNYSKAIEIDPYYHQAHFFLANVYDRIGNQKGAINHYKSAIELKVDYFWAYVNLGSIYEELDRDNDALNMMTKALKINSQNYKVLFNMGVILTKLGNMEEAIDYYKRSIKQNSNYPYSYLNLAVIYSKQKKYKSAITVISRGITENPDVAVLYYNRGCYYAQLNMPEYALKDVIKSVRLNPKLKKSVKEDTDLQIIKPFKDYKYFIEG; encoded by the coding sequence ATGAAGGATAAAGGATACAGGATCAAAAACTATATAATTATAGCCCAAAAGATGATTGATGATGGGAAAATTTTACATGGTTTAAAACACTTATTAAAAGGTTATAGACTACCTGAAGGCAAGAAAAATGAGGAGCTAATTCTAGAACTAGCGCTGTTATATCAAACTATGGGAAAGCTTGAAAAGGCCAAGATTAAGTTTAAGGAATTAGTGAAATTAAATAGTGAAAATTCATCTGCCTTTTATGGTTTAGCAATAATTTTTGATGAACAGGGAAAACACGAAAAAGCTATAAGAAACTACTCAAAAGCGATAGAAATTGACCCCTATTATCATCAGGCTCATTTTTTTTTAGCCAATGTCTATGATAGAATAGGCAATCAAAAAGGTGCAATTAATCACTATAAATCTGCCATAGAACTAAAAGTAGATTATTTTTGGGCGTACGTTAATTTAGGTTCCATATATGAAGAGCTAGACAGAGACAATGATGCCCTTAATATGATGACAAAAGCTTTAAAAATCAATTCTCAAAACTATAAAGTTCTTTTTAACATGGGAGTAATATTAACTAAACTAGGAAACATGGAAGAAGCTATAGATTACTATAAAAGAAGTATTAAACAAAATTCAAATTACCCGTATAGTTATTTAAATTTAGCTGTAATTTACTCAAAACAAAAAAAATATAAAAGTGCCATAACTGTTATTTCTCGAGGAATTACTGAAAATCCTGATGTTGCAGTTCTATATTATAATAGAGGATGCTACTATGCTCAGCTAAATATGCCAGAATATGCTTTAAAGGATGTTATAAAGTCAGTAAGGCTAAACCCTAAACTAAAAAAATCTGTTAAGGAAGATACGGATTTACAAATAATCAAACCATTTAAAGATTATAAATATTTTATCGAAGGTTAA
- a CDS encoding SoxR reducing system RseC family protein, whose amino-acid sequence MSNKTYIVASVDILIIRCYLERMLDMENVGTVVEVQGDKAVVEVQRHSSCSKCGACNMGSEKSKLITAENKVKANEGQKVLIDMATVGVLRAASIVYIIPLIALFFGFLITTNLLDGNEGYGMLGGIVIMIITFLIINRLEPRFNKNKGYKPTITEIIDN is encoded by the coding sequence GTGTCTAATAAAACATATATTGTTGCTTCTGTTGATATTTTAATAATACGGTGCTATTTAGAAAGGATGTTGGATATGGAAAACGTAGGCACTGTTGTAGAAGTTCAGGGTGATAAAGCTGTAGTTGAAGTACAGCGTCATAGCTCTTGTTCTAAATGTGGGGCATGTAATATGGGCTCTGAAAAATCAAAATTAATTACTGCTGAAAATAAAGTAAAAGCAAATGAAGGCCAAAAAGTTTTGATAGATATGGCTACTGTAGGTGTATTACGTGCCGCTTCCATAGTTTATATAATACCTTTGATAGCCTTGTTTTTTGGTTTTTTAATAACTACAAATCTATTAGATGGTAATGAAGGATATGGAATGCTTGGTGGCATAGTTATTATGATAATAACTTTTCTGATTATCAACAGACTAGAACCTAGGTTTAATAAAAATAAGGGATATAAACCAACAATAACAGAAATAATAGATAACTAA
- a CDS encoding DUF2975 domain-containing protein, translated as MKGKEISVRLKFMCVFAVFYLTLIISVMIPFMGAEVARVNPEKVYFFWPTLIFIWVTSIPFYIASFQGWFICQEIGDDNFFSKKK; from the coding sequence ATGAAAGGGAAAGAAATATCTGTACGGTTAAAGTTTATGTGTGTTTTTGCAGTATTTTATTTAACTTTAATAATCTCAGTTATGATTCCTTTTATGGGAGCAGAGGTAGCTAGGGTAAACCCTGAAAAGGTATACTTTTTTTGGCCAACTTTAATATTTATCTGGGTGACATCAATCCCGTTTTATATTGCAAGTTTTCAAGGGTGGTTTATATGTCAAGAAATAGGAGATGATAATTTCTTTAGTAAAAAAAAATGA
- the istB gene encoding IS21-like element helper ATPase IstB, which yields MEKLELIKENAKKLKLDYLNTNASQVVQDADGKSISYQQFLLNILQEEMKLKEEKAQARRLKNAGFPTLKIIEDFDLDFQKSITQRQVNSLSELEWIDRMYNLIFLGPPGVGKTHLAIALGYRAVEMGYKVSFVTMNDLMHCLKTQEISRKSKGKINKVLSSSLLIIDELGYLPISREESNLFFQLITALHEQASLIITSNKGLEDWTELLGDPALTTAVLDRITHRCELFNMSGKSYRLAHRESFFEENSRF from the coding sequence GTGGAGAAATTGGAGCTAATCAAAGAAAATGCTAAAAAATTAAAGCTTGACTACTTAAATACAAACGCTTCTCAAGTCGTTCAAGATGCAGATGGAAAAAGCATTTCATATCAGCAATTTTTGTTAAACATACTTCAGGAAGAAATGAAACTAAAAGAAGAAAAAGCACAGGCAAGAAGGCTAAAAAACGCTGGTTTTCCTACACTTAAAATTATAGAAGATTTTGATTTAGATTTTCAAAAGTCCATAACTCAAAGACAAGTTAACAGTTTATCGGAATTGGAATGGATAGACCGTATGTATAATTTAATTTTTTTGGGCCCTCCTGGGGTCGGTAAAACTCACTTAGCAATAGCACTAGGCTACAGGGCTGTTGAGATGGGGTACAAGGTTAGCTTTGTTACTATGAACGACCTTATGCACTGTTTAAAAACCCAAGAGATATCAAGAAAAAGTAAAGGCAAAATAAATAAGGTTTTGTCCTCTAGCTTACTAATCATCGATGAACTAGGTTACTTGCCGATATCTAGGGAAGAGTCTAACCTGTTTTTCCAACTCATAACGGCACTTCATGAACAAGCATCACTTATTATTACCTCAAATAAAGGTCTAGAAGACTGGACTGAACTATTGGGTGACCCAGCTTTAACTACAGCTGTTTTAGATAGAATCACTCATAGATGTGAGTTATTTAATATGTCAGGTAAAAGTTATAGATTAGCACACAGAGAATCATTTTTTGAAGAAAATTCTAGGTTTTAA
- a CDS encoding DegV family protein, with product MKKPLIMTDSCCDLPISIVEEYDIPVILLNFNFKGESYEDDFGQTIGYELFYDEVRKGEMPTTSQINSYEFEKFFAPYLEKGEDVIYIAFSSALSGTCQSAMLAKESLSEKYPQGSLTVIDSKCASMGQGLLVYLAYKQMEQGKSKDEIVEWLESNKLKLNHWFTVSDLNHLKRGGRVSAASATVGTLLNIKPILHVDDEGRLIPKSKVKGRKKSIKTLYQHLKDEISNEKQTVFISHGDCKEEAEKLAELIKKDYNPEKIVINYIGPVIGSHSGPGTIALFFMGEKR from the coding sequence ATGAAAAAGCCATTAATCATGACCGACTCATGTTGTGATTTACCTATCTCTATAGTTGAAGAATATGATATACCTGTTATATTACTAAACTTTAACTTTAAAGGTGAGAGTTATGAAGATGATTTTGGCCAAACTATTGGGTATGAACTTTTCTATGATGAGGTAAGAAAAGGAGAGATGCCTACCACATCTCAAATTAATTCTTATGAGTTCGAGAAGTTCTTTGCGCCCTACTTAGAAAAAGGAGAAGATGTAATTTATATTGCTTTTTCCTCAGCCCTAAGTGGAACTTGCCAAAGCGCAATGTTAGCAAAAGAAAGCCTTAGTGAAAAATATCCCCAAGGAAGTTTAACTGTAATAGATAGCAAATGTGCTTCTATGGGGCAGGGCTTACTTGTTTATTTAGCTTATAAACAGATGGAACAGGGTAAAAGTAAAGATGAAATCGTAGAGTGGTTAGAAAGTAATAAATTGAAACTAAATCATTGGTTTACTGTTTCTGATTTGAACCACTTAAAAAGAGGGGGCAGAGTTTCTGCTGCCAGTGCAACAGTGGGAACCCTTCTAAACATTAAACCTATCTTACATGTAGATGATGAGGGAAGGTTAATACCAAAAAGTAAGGTTAAAGGAAGAAAAAAATCAATAAAAACCTTATATCAACATTTAAAAGATGAAATTTCTAACGAAAAGCAGACTGTTTTCATTAGTCATGGTGACTGCAAGGAAGAAGCTGAAAAACTAGCTGAATTAATAAAGAAAGATTATAATCCTGAAAAAATTGTCATAAATTACATTGGACCTGTTATTGGATCTCATTCTGGACCAGGGACAATTGCTCTTTTCTTTATGGGCGAGAAAAGATAA
- the aspS gene encoding aspartate--tRNA ligase produces MSKRTHYCGEVNEELIDSNVILEGWVAKRRDLGGLIFIDVRDREGIVQVVVGNDYPEALEIADSLRSEYVVRVKGEVKPRKDVNKDLKTGKIEVIAQQIECLNTSKTPPFYITDDADVDDNIRLKYRYLDIRRPKLINNLMLRSKTAKVIRDYLDENGFLEIETPILAKSTPEGARDYLVPSRVNSGSFYALPQSPQILKQLLMVGGADRYYQIARCFRDEDLRADRQPEFTQVDIEMSFPQMNSFMELMEGMVKDIFNKVKKVSIDTPFRKIEYREAMNKYGSDKPDLRFDMEIIDLTNIVKASEFKVFSQAAKTGSVRAVAAPAAHYSRKEIDRLTEFVKKYKAKGLAWISIKEEGIKSPIAKFLTEEEINGIIKEAGAKCGDTIFIVADTDKVVLQSLGNLRLQLAKELGIIDESKLEFAWVVNFPLFEYDEEEKRYVAAHHPFTQPNEEDIKMLTESPGKVRAQAYDLILNGVEIAGGSIRIHNQEIQSKIFDAISLSKDEAKEKFGFLLDALQYGAPPHGGIAFGFDRLVMLLAATDSIREVIAFPKTTSATDLMTEAPAGVSQSQLDELKLKTK; encoded by the coding sequence CCTGAGGCTTTAGAAATTGCGGATTCACTACGCAGTGAGTATGTAGTTAGGGTTAAAGGAGAAGTAAAGCCTCGTAAAGATGTCAATAAAGATCTAAAAACTGGTAAAATTGAAGTGATTGCACAACAAATTGAATGCTTAAACACCTCAAAAACTCCGCCATTTTACATTACAGATGATGCAGACGTAGATGATAATATTAGACTTAAATATCGGTATCTAGATATTCGACGTCCTAAACTTATAAATAACCTAATGCTAAGAAGTAAAACAGCAAAAGTTATTCGCGACTACTTAGATGAAAATGGTTTTTTAGAAATTGAAACTCCTATATTAGCTAAAAGTACTCCGGAAGGCGCAAGGGATTATCTGGTCCCTTCTCGAGTAAATAGCGGAAGCTTCTATGCTTTGCCACAATCACCTCAAATTTTAAAACAGTTATTGATGGTAGGGGGAGCTGATAGGTACTATCAAATAGCACGTTGTTTTAGAGATGAGGACTTGCGTGCTGATAGGCAACCAGAATTTACCCAAGTGGATATCGAAATGTCATTTCCTCAAATGAATTCCTTTATGGAGCTTATGGAAGGGATGGTAAAAGATATCTTTAATAAAGTAAAGAAAGTATCGATTGATACTCCCTTTAGAAAAATTGAGTATAGAGAAGCTATGAACAAGTACGGTTCTGACAAACCAGACTTAAGGTTTGATATGGAAATAATAGACTTAACTAACATTGTAAAAGCTTCGGAGTTCAAGGTTTTTTCACAAGCTGCAAAAACTGGTTCGGTAAGAGCGGTAGCAGCCCCCGCAGCTCATTACAGTCGTAAAGAAATTGATAGATTAACGGAGTTTGTAAAAAAATATAAAGCAAAAGGATTAGCGTGGATTTCCATAAAAGAAGAGGGGATTAAGTCTCCTATAGCTAAGTTTTTAACAGAGGAAGAAATTAACGGTATAATAAAAGAAGCTGGTGCCAAATGTGGCGATACCATCTTTATTGTGGCTGATACTGACAAAGTAGTCCTTCAATCCTTAGGAAATCTAAGACTACAGCTAGCAAAAGAATTGGGAATTATCGATGAAAGTAAGCTAGAATTTGCTTGGGTAGTTAATTTTCCTCTATTTGAATATGATGAAGAAGAAAAACGTTATGTAGCAGCTCATCATCCTTTTACACAGCCTAATGAAGAGGATATAAAGATGCTAACTGAATCCCCTGGTAAGGTTAGGGCACAGGCTTATGACTTGATATTAAATGGCGTGGAGATAGCTGGAGGAAGTATAAGGATTCATAATCAAGAAATACAAAGTAAAATTTTTGATGCCATTTCTTTATCTAAAGATGAGGCTAAAGAAAAGTTCGGATTTCTACTAGATGCTCTGCAATATGGTGCTCCACCCCATGGAGGAATCGCCTTTGGTTTTGATAGACTAGTCATGTTGTTAGCGGCAACTGATTCAATAAGAGAAGTAATAGCCTTTCCTAAAACCACTAGTGCTACTGACTTGATGACAGAGGCACCTGCAGGGGTTTCTCAAAGCCAGTTAGATGAGTTAAAGTTAAAAACTAAATAA
- a CDS encoding ABC transporter ATP-binding protein, whose translation MEPIIKGTELKKEFSSGKTKVLAVKDVSIEINKGDKIAITGPSGCGKTTLLNILGLVVKPTSGTVTINSKNTENLSEKELATHRNKVFGYVVQEFALIEEYTVFENIEIPLMYSSDKYSKKKKKEVITDVLKKVDLSVKVNEKAKNLSGGQRQRVAIARAIVNDPQIILADEPTGSLDSQTGEEILKILNSLVKQRKTLVLVTHDHSLAQKCDKQIKMSDGEIVG comes from the coding sequence ATGGAACCAATTATAAAGGGAACAGAGTTAAAAAAAGAGTTTAGTAGCGGAAAAACTAAAGTCTTAGCAGTAAAAGATGTTTCTATAGAAATTAATAAAGGTGATAAAATAGCTATAACCGGTCCATCGGGGTGTGGCAAAACTACATTATTAAATATATTAGGTTTAGTTGTTAAGCCTACCTCAGGTACTGTTACTATAAATTCAAAAAACACCGAAAATCTTTCAGAAAAAGAATTAGCTACACATAGAAATAAAGTTTTTGGTTATGTTGTACAAGAATTTGCTCTTATCGAAGAATACACTGTATTTGAAAATATTGAGATACCGTTGATGTATTCAAGCGATAAGTATAGCAAAAAAAAGAAAAAAGAAGTTATTACTGATGTGCTAAAAAAAGTGGATTTATCAGTTAAGGTTAATGAAAAAGCTAAAAATCTTTCTGGTGGTCAAAGGCAAAGAGTTGCTATAGCAAGAGCAATTGTAAATGATCCGCAGATAATTTTAGCCGATGAGCCCACCGGATCTTTAGATTCACAAACTGGTGAAGAAATATTAAAAATTTTAAATAGCTTAGTAAAACAAAGGAAAACCCTTGTGCTTGTAACACATGATCATAGCTTAGCACAAAAATGTGATAAACAAATTAAAATGTCTGATGGAGAGATTGTTGGGTAA